The following proteins are encoded in a genomic region of Trypanosoma brucei gambiense DAL972 chromosome 8, complete sequence:
- a CDS encoding diadenosine tetraphosphatase, putative, translating into MKVRGYANVVTLPNVTGRVIIVGDIHGCRAQLEDLLRAVSFKQGSDTLVAVGDLVNKGPDSFGVVRLLKRLGAYSVLGNHDAKLLKLVKKLGKKECLKGRDAKSSLAPLAQSIPTDVETYLSQLPHIIRIPAHNVMVAHAGLHPQRPVDRQYEDEVTTMRNLIEKEQEATGGVTLTATEETNDGGKPWASMWRGPETVVFGHDARRGLQEQYKPLAIGLDSRCVYGGRLSAAVFPGGCIISVPGWNGASAAA; encoded by the coding sequence ATGAAAGTGCGGGGGTACGCCAATGTGGTGACACTTCCTAACGTAACGGGGCGCGTCATAATTGTAGGAGACATTCATGGATGTCGGGCGCAATTAGAGGATTTGCTTCGTGCGGTCTCCTTCAAGCAGGGGAGTGACACATTAGTTGCGGTGGGTGACTTGGTGAACAAAGGACCAGATTCCTTTGGTGTGGTCCGCCTTCTCAAACGCCTTGGGGCTTACAGCGTACTCGGCAATCATGATGCGAAACTGCTCAAACTTGTCAAAAAATTAGGCAAGAAGGAGTGTCTAAAGGGGAGGGACGCAAAATCTTCCTTGGCTCCGCTGGCGCAATCCATACCTACTGATGTGGAGACATATTTGTCGCAGCTTCCGCACATCATCCGCATCCCCGCCCATAATGTGATGGTGGCGCATGCTGGACTTCACCCGCAACGTCCAGTGGATCGCCAATACGAGGATGAAGTCACCACTATGCGTAATCTTATTGAGAAGGAACAAGAGGCCACGGGTGGAGTGACGCTTACGGCCacggaagaaacaaatgatggCGGCAAGCCGTGGGCCTCGATGTGGCGCGGTCCTGAAACGGTGGTGTTTGGCCACGATGCACGGAGAGGTTTGCAGGAACAATACAAACCGTTAGCAATAGGATTGGATAGCCGCTGCGTGTACGGCGGGAGACTCTCCGCCGCGGTATTTCCTGGTGGTTGCATCATTTCGGTCCCGGGTTGGAACGGAGCGTCGGCGGCGGCCTGA
- a CDS encoding UDP-Gal or UDP-GlcNAc-dependent glycosyltransferase, putative: MKHREKAVMQVPSVRSHVVNVPSKYPLWIREALAYVPSTVLRQWEDAEYLVVFGVPSVDINVRRRRRHLQRMTCWAYGGVARRANDFVGSMLPLYILARHPDNNYVFTSAALEEAEKWNDVITLPMNEGRVSTKKQVGQDGKWGVEAEVGMSRKTFMWFDLSLIVFSRAAYIAKGDDDMFLRVPQYLVDLRDLPRRGVYWGTIDRYTVGRTRFNYAFGWCYTLARDVAKQFVSYGPLREVVNSSSSVLSMFTIKRFYLLAEDAMVGLTLQRAGYASKILYIREKKCSFHNVHAGPTVVAVTDSSVMVHHVREDEYEKLKQRFANERDVAPRFIYSIYEGMKGFSCR, translated from the coding sequence ATGAAACATCGTGAGAAGGCAGTTATGCAGGTACCGAGTGTGCGGAGTCACGTAGTTAACGTTCCCTCCAAATATCCCTTGTGGATACGAGAGGCTCTCGCTTACGTCCCCTCCACAGTTTTGCGTCAGTGGGAGGATGCCGAATATTTGGTGGTGTTTGGTGTGCCTTCTGTGGACATAAATGTGAGACGGCGACGGAGGCATCTGCAGCGGATGACTTGTTGGGCGTATGGTGGCGTTGCGCGGCGTGCAAATGACTTCGTGGGAAGTATGCTGCCATTATATATCCTTGCACGTCACCCCGACAATAACTACGTCTTTACATCTGCTGCCTTAGAGGAGGCTGAGAAGTGGAATGATGTAATTACACTTCCAATGAATGAGGGTCGTGTGTCGACCAAAAAGCAAGTGGGTCAGGATGGAAAATGGGGTGTTGAAGCAGAGGTTGGTATGAGTCGCAAGACATTCATGTGGTTTGATTTGTCGCTGATTGTTTTCTCACGCGCCGCGTATATTGCGAAAGGCGATGATGACATGTTTTTGCGTGTTCCACAGTACCTTGTTGACTTACGCGATCTACCACGACGAGGGGTATATTGGGGTACGATTGATAGATATACCGTTGGCAGAACAAGGTTTAACTACGCTTTTGGTTGGTGCTACACCCTTGCTCGTGATGTTGCTAAGCAGTTTGTTTCTTATGGACCACTGCGCGAAGTAGTGAACAGTTCCTCGTCAGTGCTCAGTATGTTTACGATTAAGCGTTTCTATCTTCTGGCTGAGGACGCGATGGTTGGACTAACATTGCAGAGGGCCGGGTACGCTAGCAAAATACTTTACATTCGGGAAAAGAAATGCTCCTTTCATAACGTGCACGCCGGGCcaactgttgttgctgtcacCGATAGTTCCGTAATGGTGCACCATGTTAGGGAGGATGAATACGAGAAACTAAAGCAACGTTTTGCTAATGAGAGGGATGTGGCTCCACGTTTTATTTACAGTATTTATGAGGGTATGAAGGGTTTTAGTTGCCGGTAG
- a CDS encoding UDP-Gal or UDP-GlcNAc-dependent glycosyltransferase, putative, translating to MSLSEPRKREFRQRSIARRSICATVLLLSLCIVAIYLTPRRDNGMKHREKAVMQVPSVRSHVVNVPSKYPLWIREALAYVPSTVLRQWEDAEYLVVFGVPSVDINVRRRRRHLQRMTCWAYGGVARRANDFVGSMLPLYILARHPDNNYVFTSAALEEAEKWNDVITLPMNEGRVSTKKQVGQDGKWGVEAEVGMSRKTFMWFDLSLIVFSRAAYIAKGDDDMFLRVPQYLVDLRDLPRRGVYWGTIDRYTVGRTRFNYAFGWCYTLARDVAKQFVSYGPLREVVNSSSSVLSMFTIKRFYLLAEDAMVGLTLQRAGYASKILYIREKKCSFHNVHAGPTVVAVTDSSVMVHHVREDEYEKLKQRFANERDVAPRFLYDPGDGVKTFDCS from the coding sequence ATGTCCCTGTCGGAGCCCCGGAAGCGTGAATTTAGGCAAAGAAGTATCGCGAGGCGCAGCATTTGTGCTACAGTGTTACTCTTATCTTTATGTATAGTAGCCATTTACCTTACGCCCCGTCGAGATAATGGGATGAAACATCGTGAGAAGGCAGTTATGCAGGTACCGAGTGTGCGGAGTCACGTAGTTAACGTTCCCTCCAAATATCCCTTGTGGATACGAGAGGCTCTCGCTTACGTCCCCTCCACAGTTTTGCGTCAGTGGGAGGATGCCGAATATTTGGTGGTGTTTGGTGTGCCTTCTGTGGACATAAATGTGAGACGGCGACGGAGGCATCTGCAGCGGATGACTTGTTGGGCGTATGGTGGCGTTGCGCGGCGTGCAAATGACTTCGTGGGAAGTATGCTGCCATTATATATCCTTGCACGTCACCCCGACAATAACTACGTCTTTACATCTGCTGCCTTAGAGGAGGCTGAGAAGTGGAATGATGTAATTACACTTCCAATGAATGAGGGTCGTGTGTCGACCAAAAAGCAAGTGGGTCAGGATGGAAAATGGGGTGTTGAAGCAGAGGTTGGTATGAGTCGCAAGACATTCATGTGGTTTGATTTGTCGCTGATTGTTTTCTCACGCGCCGCGTATATTGCGAAAGGCGATGATGACATGTTTTTGCGTGTTCCACAGTACCTTGTTGACTTACGCGATCTACCACGACGAGGGGTATATTGGGGTACGATTGATAGATATACCGTTGGCAGAACAAGGTTTAACTACGCTTTTGGTTGGTGCTACACCCTTGCTCGTGATGTTGCTAAGCAGTTTGTTTCTTATGGACCACTGCGCGAAGTAGTGAACAGTTCCTCGTCAGTGCTCAGTATGTTTACGATTAAGCGTTTCTATCTTCTGGCTGAGGACGCGATGGTTGGACTAACATTGCAGAGGGCCGGGTACGCTAGCAAAATACTTTACATTCGGGAAAAGAAATGCTCCTTTCATAACGTGCACGCCGGGCcaactgttgttgctgtcacCGATAGTTCCGTAATGGTGCACCATGTTAGGGAGGATGAATACGAGAAACTAAAGCAACGTTTTGCTAATGAGAGGGATGTGGCTCCACGTTTTCTCTACGATCCAGGCGATGGTGTGAAAACTTTCGACTGCTCGTAG